In Acanthopagrus latus isolate v.2019 chromosome 16, fAcaLat1.1, whole genome shotgun sequence, one DNA window encodes the following:
- the LOC119004811 gene encoding small ubiquitin-related modifier 3 encodes MSEEKPKEGVKTENDHINLKVAGQDGSVVQFKIKRHTPLSKLMKAYCERQGLAIRQIRFRFDGQPINETDTPAQLEMEDEDTIDVFQQQTGGRC; translated from the exons ATGTCAGAGGAAAAGCCAAAG gagGGAGTAAAGACTGAGAATGATCACATCAACCTCAAGGTTGCAGGGCAAGATGGGTCGGTGGTCCAGTTCAAAATCAAAAGGCACACACCCCTCAGCAAACTAATGAAGGCGTACTGCGAACGACAG GGCCTCGCAATAAGGCAGATCAGGTTCAGGTTTGATGGCCAGCCGATCAATGAGACGGATACACCTGCACAG ctggaGATGGAAGATGAAGACACCATAGACGTATTCCAGCAGCAGACAGGCGGGCGCTGCTAA
- the LOC119004794 gene encoding thrombospondin-type laminin G domain and EAR repeat-containing protein-like isoform X1: MSSLIFVPFLLLGLRVTDTTTDTWRHCTDLLPLDLLSFVLERDPSKLVPGVHMKQAGAVRGIHLSSPHTSMSFPSSELLVNCDLFPKEFSIVVTLKVTPSAAKRNEYIFSLMEPKKVEKAGPVQKEEDNIEREQHGEMEKKEGRVKSNEERGRIILGLRLSQKRLHFLFRGHGGVVEHWGFRGARLADNQWHTLVLVVDSRQVRLTVDCSLPLEIVPSRPFPTDLNIQGSRFHIGSRGRWKGLYSGLLRQLVLVPGSDATHHICPSSEPQLSVLSVPPLLSDLSVAGRDGDGHATSYETQERVAVGLEQSCSELLRGQLWFNPLRKGLYLCDGTAWIAVLEDHKRLDYVVEHQVLITSSETHDVEMFQVPGVGLMAAMAHRSTASGSAVYLWSNTGFQLYQNISTYGALAWRHFNMGKKTYLVVSNSGGGSDKQRESQMDFSVIYKWSKKRKRFVQFQTLQTHCARDWEAFNINQQAYLAVANHRKGNNNHTIDSVIYKWDRSTKSFEVYQMLPTSGAYDWEFFTVGPYHFLVVANAFDGVTTSVDSVIYVWVDGSFKVFQTIKTFCATDWEMFQIGSRVFLVVANGHRLHANGPSQYAINSTIYELDMNGQLFVRFQDIMTYSAVDWEFFTLGEEYFLVVANSFNGESYSLNSILYRWQGYEGFVPVHWLPTIGCSDWEFFSSKGESYLIYSSAKVPLSKVFKLKIY; the protein is encoded by the exons ATGTCATCGCTGATATTTGTGCCGTTCCTCCTCTTGGGGTTAAGGGTCACTGACACCACCACAGACACATGGAGACACTGTACAG ATCTGCTCCCTCTGGATCTTCTGTCCTTTGTCCTCGAGAGGGACCCTTCCAAACTTGTGCCAGGGGTGCACATGAAGCAGGCAGGAGCGGTGAGGGGGATACACTTATCAAGCCCTCACACCTCCATGAGCTTTCcctcctctgagctgctggtCAACTGCGACCTCTTCCCCAAAGAGTTCTCCATTGTTGTGACACTAAAAGTCACCCCCAGTGCTGCCAAG CGAAATGAATATATCTTTTCCTTAATGGAACCAAAAAAAGTGGAGAAAGCAGGGCCGgtgcagaaggaggaggataATATAGAGAGGGAGCAAcatggagagatggagaagaaagaggggagggtGAAGAGTAACGAGGAGCGTGGACGGATCATCCTGGGACTGAGGCTCTCGCAAAAACGCCTGCACTTCCTCTTTCGAGGTCACGGAGGGGTCGTGGAGCACTGGGGCTTTCGAGGCGCCCGACTGGCCGACAACCAGTGGCACACTCTGGTATTAGTTGTTGATAGTCGTCAAGTCAGGCTGACAGTGGACTGTAGCTTACCACTGGAAAT TGTTCCCTCCAGGCCTTTCCCCACAGACCTCAACATTCAGGGATCCAGATTCCACATTGGCAGTAGAGGGAGATGGAAAGGCTTGTATTCA GGTCTGTTGCGACAGCTGGTTTTGGTGCCAGGATCAGATGCCACCCATCACATCTGCCCCTCTTCCGAACCCCAGCTATCAGTTCTGTCAGTACCACCACTTCTTTCAGACCTGTCTGTCGCGGGGAGGGATGGTGACGGCCACGCAACCTCCTATG AAACCCAGGAGCGAGTGGCAGTGGGGTTGGAGCAGTCGTGTTCCGAGCTGCTACGGGGCCAGCTGTGGTTCAATCCGCTAAGGAAAGGACTCTACCTCTGCGATGGTACAGCTTGGATCGCTGTGCTAGAGG ATCATAAACGACTGGACTATGTGGTGGAACACCAAGTCCTCATCACCAGCTCAGAGACACATGATGTAGAG ATGTTCCAGGTACCTGGCGTGGGTCTAATGGCTGCGATGGCTCATCGGTCAACAGCCTCTGGCTCTGCAGTCTATCTGTGGAGCAACACAGGATTCCAGCTCTACCAGAATATCAGCACATATGGAGCTCTGGCATGGAGACACTTCAACATGGGCAAGAAG ACATATCTGGTGGTGTCTAACTCTGGCGGCGGGTCAGACAAGCAGCGAGAATCACAGATGGACTTCTCTGTCATTTACAAGtggagcaaaaaaagaaaacggtTTGTGCAGTTCCAGACTCTACAGACCCACTGCGCACGGGACTGGGAAGCCTTTAACATCAATCAGCAAGCCTATCTCGCTGTGGCCAATCATAGGAAAG GTAATAATAATCACACCATTGACAGTGTGATATACAAATGGGACAGGTCAACAAAGTCTTTTGAGGTTTACCAGATGCTGCCGACCTCAGGCGCCTACGACTGGGAGTTTTTCACTGTCGGACCGTACCATTTTCTGGTGGTCGCAAACGCCTTTGATGGAGTGACCACTTCTGTCGACTCAGTCATCTACGTCTGGGTCGATGGAAGCTTCAAAGTGTTTCAAACAATTAAG ACATTCTGCGCCACAGACTGGGAAATGTTCCAGATTGGAAGCAGAGTCTTCTTAGTTGTTGCTAACGGACACAGACTTCACGCTAATGGACCAAGTCAATACGCCATCAACTCCACAATCTATGAACTGGACATGAACGGGCAGCTGTTCGTCCGCTTCCAGGATATTATGACCTACAG tgCTGTGGACTGGGAGTTCTTCACCCTCGGGGAGGAATATTTTCTGGTTGTCGCGAACTCCTTCAATGGAGAATCCTACTCTCTCAACAGCATTCTCTACAG GTGGCAGGGATATGAAGGCTTTGTTCCCGTTCACTGGCTCCCAACGATCGGGTGCAGTGACTGGGAGTTTTTCAGCTCCAAAGGAGAATCATATCTGATCTACTCTAGTGCCAAAGTGCCTCTCTCCAAAGTGTTCAAGCTGAAAATCTACTAG
- the LOC119004794 gene encoding thrombospondin-type laminin G domain and EAR repeat-containing protein-like isoform X2, which yields MKQAGAVRGIHLSSPHTSMSFPSSELLVNCDLFPKEFSIVVTLKVTPSAAKRNEYIFSLMEPKKERGRIILGLRLSQKRLHFLFRGHGGVVEHWGFRGARLADNQWHTLVLVVDSRQVRLTVDCSLPLEIVPSRPFPTDLNIQGSRFHIGSRGRWKGLYSGLLRQLVLVPGSDATHHICPSSEPQLSVLSVPPLLSDLSVAGRDGDGHATSYETQERVAVGLEQSCSELLRGQLWFNPLRKGLYLCDGTAWIAVLEDHKRLDYVVEHQVLITSSETHDVEMFQVPGVGLMAAMAHRSTASGSAVYLWSNTGFQLYQNISTYGALAWRHFNMGKKTYLVVSNSGGGSDKQRESQMDFSVIYKWSKKRKRFVQFQTLQTHCARDWEAFNINQQAYLAVANHRKGNNNHTIDSVIYKWDRSTKSFEVYQMLPTSGAYDWEFFTVGPYHFLVVANAFDGVTTSVDSVIYVWVDGSFKVFQTIKTFCATDWEMFQIGSRVFLVVANGHRLHANGPSQYAINSTIYELDMNGQLFVRFQDIMTYSAVDWEFFTLGEEYFLVVANSFNGESYSLNSILYRWQGYEGFVPVHWLPTIGCSDWEFFSSKGESYLIYSSAKVPLSKVFKLKIY from the exons ATGAAGCAGGCAGGAGCGGTGAGGGGGATACACTTATCAAGCCCTCACACCTCCATGAGCTTTCcctcctctgagctgctggtCAACTGCGACCTCTTCCCCAAAGAGTTCTCCATTGTTGTGACACTAAAAGTCACCCCCAGTGCTGCCAAG CGAAATGAATATATCTTTTCCTTAATGGAACCAAAAAAA GAGCGTGGACGGATCATCCTGGGACTGAGGCTCTCGCAAAAACGCCTGCACTTCCTCTTTCGAGGTCACGGAGGGGTCGTGGAGCACTGGGGCTTTCGAGGCGCCCGACTGGCCGACAACCAGTGGCACACTCTGGTATTAGTTGTTGATAGTCGTCAAGTCAGGCTGACAGTGGACTGTAGCTTACCACTGGAAAT TGTTCCCTCCAGGCCTTTCCCCACAGACCTCAACATTCAGGGATCCAGATTCCACATTGGCAGTAGAGGGAGATGGAAAGGCTTGTATTCA GGTCTGTTGCGACAGCTGGTTTTGGTGCCAGGATCAGATGCCACCCATCACATCTGCCCCTCTTCCGAACCCCAGCTATCAGTTCTGTCAGTACCACCACTTCTTTCAGACCTGTCTGTCGCGGGGAGGGATGGTGACGGCCACGCAACCTCCTATG AAACCCAGGAGCGAGTGGCAGTGGGGTTGGAGCAGTCGTGTTCCGAGCTGCTACGGGGCCAGCTGTGGTTCAATCCGCTAAGGAAAGGACTCTACCTCTGCGATGGTACAGCTTGGATCGCTGTGCTAGAGG ATCATAAACGACTGGACTATGTGGTGGAACACCAAGTCCTCATCACCAGCTCAGAGACACATGATGTAGAG ATGTTCCAGGTACCTGGCGTGGGTCTAATGGCTGCGATGGCTCATCGGTCAACAGCCTCTGGCTCTGCAGTCTATCTGTGGAGCAACACAGGATTCCAGCTCTACCAGAATATCAGCACATATGGAGCTCTGGCATGGAGACACTTCAACATGGGCAAGAAG ACATATCTGGTGGTGTCTAACTCTGGCGGCGGGTCAGACAAGCAGCGAGAATCACAGATGGACTTCTCTGTCATTTACAAGtggagcaaaaaaagaaaacggtTTGTGCAGTTCCAGACTCTACAGACCCACTGCGCACGGGACTGGGAAGCCTTTAACATCAATCAGCAAGCCTATCTCGCTGTGGCCAATCATAGGAAAG GTAATAATAATCACACCATTGACAGTGTGATATACAAATGGGACAGGTCAACAAAGTCTTTTGAGGTTTACCAGATGCTGCCGACCTCAGGCGCCTACGACTGGGAGTTTTTCACTGTCGGACCGTACCATTTTCTGGTGGTCGCAAACGCCTTTGATGGAGTGACCACTTCTGTCGACTCAGTCATCTACGTCTGGGTCGATGGAAGCTTCAAAGTGTTTCAAACAATTAAG ACATTCTGCGCCACAGACTGGGAAATGTTCCAGATTGGAAGCAGAGTCTTCTTAGTTGTTGCTAACGGACACAGACTTCACGCTAATGGACCAAGTCAATACGCCATCAACTCCACAATCTATGAACTGGACATGAACGGGCAGCTGTTCGTCCGCTTCCAGGATATTATGACCTACAG tgCTGTGGACTGGGAGTTCTTCACCCTCGGGGAGGAATATTTTCTGGTTGTCGCGAACTCCTTCAATGGAGAATCCTACTCTCTCAACAGCATTCTCTACAG GTGGCAGGGATATGAAGGCTTTGTTCCCGTTCACTGGCTCCCAACGATCGGGTGCAGTGACTGGGAGTTTTTCAGCTCCAAAGGAGAATCATATCTGATCTACTCTAGTGCCAAAGTGCCTCTCTCCAAAGTGTTCAAGCTGAAAATCTACTAG